Below is a genomic region from Macadamia integrifolia cultivar HAES 741 unplaced genomic scaffold, SCU_Mint_v3 scaffold1971, whole genome shotgun sequence.
GGATTTCATATAATTACCTCATTTGCTGCAGAAGCAGCACCAAAGTAAATTGTTCTACCACAAGAGAGAAGGCAGAGGTTGTCAAAAAGCTCAGAGACTTCAAAGGTAGGTTGATGGATAGATGTGATGACAGTCTTTCCCCCTTGTTGAGCAAGGTTCACAATTCTTTTCATGACATGGTAAGATGCTGCACTGTCAAGCCCGCTTGTTGGTTCATCTAGGAATAGAAGCTTAGGGTGTGTCAATAGCTCAATGCAAATGCTCACTCTCCTCTTCTGCCCACTACTAATCCCTTTGGTGCCCCTTCCCCCTATACGTGTGTGCATCTCATCTTGTAAACCCATTTCTTTTATAGTCATCTCtgctctttccttcttctccaaCCTCGACATTGAATTAGGTAGTTGTAGCTGAGCAGAGTAGTATACAGCTTCTTCAACTGTTAATGTTGTCATTAGAAGATCATCTTGAGTGACATAAGCCTAAACAAAGGGAAAGGCAAACAACAATGTTATAGTTGAGAAATTGAAGCAATACAAAATTTACAGTATTCATTTAAGGTTAACTATAATCATCATGTGCACGCATGTGTAAATATCCATCCCGAATACTCAAACTATTGGGTGGAGGGAGGGGATGTAAGGTTGGTTTTGGGAATTAAATAGTCCCTCCCCACCTAACCCAcaaccccccacccaccccacaACCCCCCACGGCCCCACCCATTAACATCTAATTCAAGAGCAACTCAATGATGGAGGTGTTTGTTGCCATTTACTGAACTGAGTTAAGCAAAAGATCTATTTTCTTACTGAAGTCCCATATGCTAGAGTTTGTTTTACACCATTGACAAGCATATTTCCATGTAGCCTTGTGCTTGGACCTTGACGCCCTGCCATGGGAACTTTGTATTAGAATGTGTTTCATAAGATCTTCACAAAATCAATTTTGCAGAActagatcaagcaaccaaacaATTATTAGTAAGGGGAAGAAACCGGATAAACACTTTGGAGGAAGATGGCTCATAGCTATTTTCTTAGTTGTTGGGACTTGTATAAGGAAATTCTTGTCAAAGGGTATCAAGGAAATAACGGAATACCTTTTCATGGATGTCTAAACCAACATAAAGGTTGAACAGAAAGTCCAGCCAAGGCATCCTCAAGGGAAGAGAATGTCTAAACCAACATAAAGTTTGCCTTCTACAAGGGATCACATCAATGCATAATCTAAGAAATAACATAAGAGATGGAAACAGAGGAATCTATCTTAATTCACCTAAGCTCTGTGACCTGGTAGGATTCCTAGTTTTAAGAGTCTACTAGAACTTAAAACTCAAGAGTGAGCTTGTGAGATAATGGTATTCACCTGCCAAGGCATCAAGAAGAGTAGATTTGCCACAACCAGAAGGACCCATAATGGCCAAGACCTCTCCAGGCTGAGCATACCCAGTAAGCCCTTGAAGGATTGTTTTACACCCACTTCTTCCCACGGTGACTGTCACCCATAGATCCTCCCATGTCAAGAAAACACCTTCTCCATTCAACTCCAGACTAACCATATCACTCTTAGCAGAACTTGCTTTTACAATGGCTTTCTGCAATGGATCGATTTCCAGTAGTTCAGTTGGAGACGTAATTTCTGTATCAAAGTCATCCTTCTCCAACCCCTCCTCATCTTCCAAAATCATCTTGTGTTCATGACAATTTGATCCTACTGAGCTTGAATTCGAACTGAAACTAGAGAGGTCAATTTCAGAAGCCATTGTAGCAGTCGCTGGTCAAGGCCGTTACAACTAAAGGTAATGGCCAATAGATAGAGTGGTTATTAATATGGCTTTGTCCTATCCTAAACATGCTCGAACTCTATCTCTTAGCTCTAACCCTTACCCAAAATTCTGCATTGACCATAACAACAGCATTAGCTGCTCAAGGCGTGACAAGTAGTCACGACTGTCTGCGCATCGAGCAGTTTTTATAGGCTTAGGGCCTACGAAAGAAACTGTTAATATAACTCCAAGAGTCTCAGTCCTATATTTACTCGAACTCCTTCGCATATAAACTTCCTTTTCCCACTATAATCTGGATCAGGTTCATGCACAAGAACATGTCCTTGGTCCGTGGATTTAAAATTCATTAAATgcagaaagagaaaatagattctaaatctatGGACTACGGATCTCATAGATGAACCTAATCCGGTATCTTATTGTATAAGGGGAGGGACATgaatttagtaaatggtttttttttactgttttaccatTGATCCATTCTGATCCACTTAGACGAATATCTACGGTTTCCTACGTGGACAGTGTAGGAAGGAATCTGCATACTTCACCAATGAAGGATTAAAAAATGGTATCAACTATTTGGATCCAAATAGGGTCAGAAGAGATGTCATAGTGGGCCCCCTATGTTTATTATGTAAGAAGGGTATGAAAGAATCTGTAAAAGGCAGTGTAGCAATTTTTTTCctcatcaaattttttttttggagttctCACTTGCGTATCTTTATACCTAGACACGGGCGCACAAAAAGACTCTGCTGCCCCACCCTATGTGCTAACGATGCTTTTGTGAGGCCTCCTAATGGTCTATGCACTGGcacaatggctgcacaagtgggTAACGTTTTCTTAcccaatttttttattggaaactTTCTTTTTAGATCATAGTTGTAAAACCAGGTTTTAACTCGTCAGAGTATCTTGAGTCGAATAAAAAACTCATGAAACCTGGTCAGCTTTGTTATGTCCATCCCTCCCTCCTTTGTATGCATGGTGAGCTCTCTCATTTTCTCGCTACTATGCCCACCAAAATCCTCTACAGAGCGCTTTTGAGGCTTCCTCTCGTTGCCATGGCTTGCTCTCCTTCTCTAATAGAAGGCGACAATGAGTTTGGAGATCTCTACAGAGACATCCTTCCACCCTTTTCTCTTCAACAACCTCTGCTTGGAGAGAGACGATTCTTGGGGAGAACAATGATGGGGCTTCGAATTGGAACAATAGTAGAAGTGATTGGATGAAAGAGAgagcatgaagaagaaaaacaattcCAGTTATGGACTCCCTCTTTTTTCTCGTTTTCTGTTGAGGTGTCAGAACCTACCAAAATTGATATGAgcttattggatcatgttttgaCTGAGGTTTAGCTAGATTAAAATCAAGTTGGACTGCATTAAAATGATAAGACACTAAACTGAACTTAAAAAATGGGATAAAAAATGACAACCCGATAAGAAGCGGACACCAACttgaaattcataaaaaatcacaatttttgcacattttttaataaatttatatggtaaatcgaaatcaaaccgataAGAAACCGAAATTgaatgaaaccaaatcaaaattggTGCATCCTTAGAGGTTCATGTCTCAACTCCACTTGTTCTCACATCAAAACCTACGAAGTCTAATTAAATCCAATCCAAATTGACCGATTGACGCCGTGGCTATTtccaataatatttttttctttttctttttctttttttcaataaatgctTAAACCAGATtcttaaaattaatttaattactcTTCATTTCTTGTTAAAcactaatttttaaaaaattttaatgaattttcatataatttttttttttctcttcatgcaCATATTATTGGGCAATAGAATCCTTGCCACTTGTGGGGCCACTGGCAAGCGTGCAGGCCAATAAACAGGCAGgggttcttttctcctttaatatatataaaaaaaaaaaataaaaacaaataacttGCCATCACTAAGTTTGACCAAGTTTGACTCCCTCGACTCACCAGGTTTTCTTCAGAACGAGTCATATTCTCATAGAAGCaaaatttcaactttttttcctcctctcatGGTAATTGAAactttcaaaattacccctaaTACCCTAACTTCAGGCAACCCTAATTGAGAATAGGATTTGAGTTGTTTTTATAGCAACTCACTTGCGTTTGTTTCCCATTAGGTCACTTATCCTTCCTTTTTTCATGTTCTTGGCAACCAAGTAACTGCGCCATTCCATTACTGTTGCCATCTGAGTTTGCCATCGCAGAGTCACTGCTTATTTGCTGCTACTGCTTAAGTTCACCCTGCGCAATCAACCATTCTGAAAATCACTACACAAGCCGCACCATCTCCCCATCTCTAAACCATCTCACTACGCCTTCTCAAAGCCAACCCCATTACTACCCCACACCCACCGTCCCTATTTCAGATCTGGGTCACTCCTCTTAAGTATCAATACAACCCATCATCTCTTAATATTGCCTGCACCAACCCATTATCTCTTATAGCCCATGCACTATCACAATCTCCTTAGCCATCCATCTCTGATGCCAACAAGGCAACAACCAACTGTCTCTTCTTtaatttcccttctcttttttttcttcttccaaaacCCAACCACTATCAACGTGGCCTCATCCCACCATTACTCATCTCATAACTCTCCATCCACATCACCACAGACAATCTCCTCATCGCATAACCTACCACCCTGATCATCCATTACCAGAACCATAACCATCGCACACCATTGCCATGGAGTCCAATGCTTCTACCACTCCCACCCTCCCCACTCCCGTCTCCtcccctcctctcctctcctctcctctcccttaCCCATGCCCACCACTATCTGTCTCTTGAAATTAACATTCaagattttttaatttctattttgggaGACTCAGATTTTCTCCTTTCTCAAAGGACAAAACTTACTTGGTTACCTTGATGCCTCCTTATTATATCTCTCACAAAGGAAGTTCTCCCCCTTGCCATTGACAAATCGTCAAGCAAAGATATTCTTGATACACTCACAAACACTTTGGATCAACCTCTATTACTAAGATACTATCCCTATATCTAGCTTTCTAAGATCTTGAAACACCTCGATCCTACGTCAAGAGTAAACCCTTCACTGCTTTAAAATGTGTTGCGATCATGGAAAGGGCTCAGTCTCTTACCCTAGTTGATGTGAGATTAAAGAGCTTGTCCCCGTaacatctttcatttttttcttccaaccTTCTTTTAGACCAACCCCACACCAAAAGGCGAGTccttcatggttttaaaatgtATCTTGGCCATGAACGGGTGTTACGAGTTATCAAAACTTTGTAACAcaaggggtgggggggggggggggggcaaataAAGGAGAATATAGCActaaatatatatgtatacttCTTAGACGTAGATTaaaaagcaagtgaaaaaaaaaaaaagaaaatataccaTATTCGAAGAGTAATTGGATATTTCAAAattccaaaggaggaaaagagttgaaaattttctttactgggaatttaaaataataataataataataatatatatatatatatagagagagagagagagagagagagagagagagagagagagagagaaagagagagagattttataTAGGGTATAGGAAATGGACAAAGAAAACCCCATCATGCATGTATAATGACGATTTAGGAAGCAGTAGTAATGTGTTTCCTAATTTTAACTGGCCGTAACTATTTTCCTTTGACcattattccttatatatgtTCCCATTGTTAATGATCAATTATGCTTAATTTTCAATAATTTGTTTCTAAATaaagggtatatatatatatatatatatatttttttttttttggatactaACAAATCATGGTAATGCATTTAAATGATAACAATCTTAATGTTATGtcaatatttaccaaaatatcatcaattatATAAAAAGATACTATTTTGTGAAGCTATGGTTGGTTCAAAAGTTTTTAATTCTGGTTTTCATTACATTCATTGTATCCAAGTGGCATGGAATGTTGTTCCTTCTATATTTTTGGATTACAAAGTACCATTGGTTACTGAAGATAACCTTTGGGGCAAATTTGATGGCTGTTATTATCTTATATAAAACAATAATAAAGTGTGTCCTAATTTTCGTTTACCAAAGCTATATTTACAAAAATGTTGCAGATTATGAAAAAGTTCATATAAGAGATGTGATTGATTCTTAGTTCAGTAGCAATGAAAAGCTTCTTTAGGAAATGCAATTGATTCTTATTTGTTAGTATTTACTTTCCTCTcacaaattttttctttcctcccttCATTAAATTTgtggattctttttcttttctcatttgatATATTGCTTCTTTCCCAATATTGACTTCGCATATAAGATGCCACCATAAGTAGGCAGTGTGTAAATCCCACTCCTAAATcaaatttgattcttttttttggtagcaaAATCATACTAAAATACTCTATCATGTGCAAAAACACATGGTTTGCAATAAAATGACCATCAACTATTTCAGGGCACATTGGTACAATTAACTAATATATTTAAAAGAAACGTGATTCATTTATATCTATCATGTGATTTTTAATTTTCGATCGTGCAGTGATGTTTACTGCATGAtggaggaaaactttgtcctattCTCAAATAAAGaataatgattaaaaatatGAGAAATAGTTTCATAGTGACCGTACCCTAAAAGCCAAACCACGTGGACTAATTGTTTAGCATTTGAATTGTTGGACAAGTGGGGGATGCCTTGGATATGTCACCTATTAAATTTGGTGGCTTCTTCATACATATATAAATGATTTTGAAAGTGTCACATTGATATATTACTTCAAACCATGATAAACGTTGATCGGTATTGATAATATTTCTATCGAATTTCGAACTATAATTGAACAAGAAAATGACGATTATTAATAATATGATGGAAGGGTTTCACCTATGTCATTATTGAAAACTTATTTTTGGTGCACAACCCATGGAGGAAAGGACTTGCCGGAGCCttaaattcataaaattatgagggaaaaggaaaaggttaGGCACATTTCTGACTGTTGAACCATGTGTCCGCCTCTCTCCTTCCAGTTAGAAGACCCCGTTCACATGTGTTTTCCGTTTACTAACTTACGTGGAAGAGGTGGTATACTCAACTCTTGCCCAACTATAAATATCTAAAAAGGTTGTGGATCATCAAAAATACAAAGAGTAGAATAAAAAGGACACGTACATGATACTGCACATGAGAAGaacttttgttgttgttgttgtggttgGGGTTGTGGTTGGGGTGGGGAAGGTATACCTTTTGTTAGAGCCGTTTTGGTTGGCTCATTTTTGTTCTCTCTTCAAGAGAATCCTACTCACATGGAAATGTGGTCACAATTAATGTTTTGGTGGACTTGTTCTGGTGAGGAATGGGAGGTTACCACTTCCACCACTCAATGATGAATTACTAATGGATGAGAACTAATGCTAGTAATACATGGTCCTTAAAAAACCTTTaagtacattttttttactCTATCTTACTAAGCGTCATTGGTCAATGGCCACTCTACTGTGTGCTAGTAGGACCAATAGTCATCTACTCCTACATACACGCATTCACTCGTCCTTCCATATGATAACCTTCTCCCTTGGGCGCTAACTCCTCAAGCCAAAACTGTCACCACTAGGCTAAGCCTGTAGAAGTATTATGCACACGTTTGATTTAATTCTTAAGTTTATTGTAATTTCAATAATGATTaccttattttaatttaattcttaactttattgtaatttcattttacttttaaattataatttattttattttatttttgacgAGGAATAGGTGGACAGCATGACGataatgaggtttttttttaggaaatctGTTTCTAACAGAGGTGGTTCCAACTAATTGTTGTAACCAACATGAAAAGTTTGAGGGTCTTTTCGAACATTCATAAATAAGGGGAGTAATGAAGAGTAATCCATTTACTATCCtgcaaaaatatttaaaatttagcTAAATTAAGCTAAATCAGAATATTCTAtttttgttacaaaaaaaaaaaaaaaaaatctattttgcATTTATGGTCACtaaacttattttattttatttttagattagAGTCTTTATTATTCTGTTGGTGTGAAGTGAatcactttcttttggttgaATTGACGTGTTGCAGGATGAGAGGAAGGACTTTAATTTCCATTAATTCCCGTGCTATAATCTAATGGATCTTTTAAGTTCCTATGAATGGCTTAAATTCTATTTTACACTCGAAATGGCATCCAAATAGGCGAATTATATTGGGTCAATTCCATTTCAACCCTACttatttttgttaataaaaATGGACTCTTAAGTTATAAGAGATCCAAGTGAAGTGGGTTGGGCCATGAGATACCATGCCCAGCCTGACTTTGTTTAGTTTGGATCAAGATGGGCCCGAAGTGCAAGATCTCTTTTGGTACAAACAACAAGGTTATTGTGatgtgggagaagaagaatagattTCAT
It encodes:
- the LOC122065309 gene encoding ABC transporter G family member 1-like, with protein sequence MASEIDLSSFSSNSSSVGSNCHEHKMILEDEEGLEKDDFDTEITSPTELLEIDPLQKAIVKASSAKSDMVSLELNGEGVFLTWEDLWVTVTVGRSGCKTILQGLTGYAQPGEVLAIMGPSGCGKSTLLDALAGRQGPSTRLHGNMLVNGVKQTLAYGTSAYVTQDDLLMTTLTVEEAVYYSAQLQLPNSMSRLEKKERAEMTIKEMGLQDEMHTRIGGRGTKGISSGQKRRVSICIELLTHPKLLFLDEPTSGLDSAASYHVMKRIVNLAQQGGKTVITSIHQPTFEVSELFDNLCLLSCGRTIYFGAASAANE